The following are from one region of the Gammaproteobacteria bacterium genome:
- a CDS encoding efflux RND transporter periplasmic adaptor subunit yields the protein MSEKGSRDELQAVSPAAESAPAIARLCYVDDSRTSAYVVRRLLQPYGYRVDHFSSAEPAFVALIQQDYDLLLTDLKVSATGMDGDDLIRTLRNSGHAKISKLPIIVITGASDAQSLVDVYDAGANQVLKKPVNADELDGHIRRFLFDGRQLPTAPPDNTVVSLPTAHRPSPVPHPRPLQPVDRPPSPTSLIDSVPVLTTAAIDVRATAGKTPAPASPVKAHVPPETAAATTTAAASRQKPTPPSEPAIDAQAHAAPTATVDDTPDPHQEEPVIIEPGERPGRRAADTRVPSDENILQDLDQYALVVTERSGLLERSGIVGYLHSLIELVGARNLLRRVLISAAVLLLLITGWSLYFNQGLPVETALVESGEIFQSISVPGRIVSKQRVDVSPARSGRLIEILAREGDKVTKAQVLARLDDRELLSRLNSSKAILSNAREDIVLAERTLARLQKAHAKGAVARRFVEDAEIDLRSAKTRAGVALEEVRSATLDVGSQQIKAPFDGTVTARLAEIGQWVGPADSLFTLVDESQREIEVRVDSADSVAIDVGQVVAVSSDAFPGLEWEESVVRLGTATDNKSNANSVKVYISLGKDAPLLRIGQQVDTDIRTAWNPNTLKVPFEALINRDGQTLVAVLEAGRVRMKTVETGIEDFAMAEIKQGLNEGEMVILSKGRLLQNGDRVHPARAGR from the coding sequence GGTTCCAGGGATGAATTGCAGGCGGTATCGCCGGCGGCCGAATCGGCGCCGGCAATCGCCCGTCTGTGTTACGTCGACGACAGCCGTACCTCGGCCTATGTGGTGCGACGCCTGTTACAGCCCTACGGTTATCGGGTCGACCATTTTTCATCCGCCGAGCCCGCCTTCGTCGCCCTCATCCAGCAGGACTATGACCTGCTGCTGACCGATCTCAAGGTGTCGGCCACCGGCATGGATGGCGACGACCTGATTCGCACGCTGCGCAATAGCGGCCATGCCAAAATCAGCAAACTGCCGATTATCGTGATCACCGGGGCCTCGGACGCGCAGAGCCTGGTGGACGTGTACGATGCCGGCGCCAATCAGGTATTGAAAAAGCCGGTCAATGCCGATGAGCTCGATGGGCACATTCGGCGTTTCCTGTTTGATGGCCGGCAGCTGCCTACGGCGCCGCCCGATAACACGGTGGTCAGCTTGCCTACCGCACATCGCCCGTCACCCGTGCCACATCCACGGCCGCTACAACCCGTCGACCGGCCCCCGTCTCCGACGTCCCTGATCGATTCCGTGCCGGTGTTGACCACGGCTGCCATCGATGTGCGCGCTACGGCGGGGAAAACACCGGCGCCAGCCTCGCCGGTCAAAGCACACGTGCCTCCAGAGACTGCCGCCGCGACAACCACGGCGGCAGCGTCCAGGCAAAAACCGACACCGCCGTCTGAGCCTGCCATTGATGCACAGGCCCATGCCGCGCCCACTGCCACTGTCGATGACACTCCCGACCCGCACCAGGAAGAGCCGGTGATTATTGAGCCCGGTGAGCGGCCCGGCCGGCGTGCCGCCGACACCAGGGTGCCGTCTGATGAGAATATTCTGCAGGACCTGGATCAATATGCCCTGGTGGTGACCGAGCGTTCCGGCCTGCTGGAGCGCTCCGGTATCGTCGGATATCTGCACTCCCTGATCGAGCTGGTGGGGGCGCGGAATTTGCTCAGGCGCGTGTTGATTTCGGCCGCCGTGCTGCTGCTGCTGATTACCGGCTGGAGCCTGTATTTCAATCAGGGGCTCCCGGTAGAAACCGCGTTGGTGGAATCGGGCGAAATTTTCCAGTCGATCAGCGTACCCGGTCGTATCGTGAGCAAGCAGCGGGTCGATGTGAGCCCGGCCCGCTCGGGACGGTTGATCGAAATCCTGGCCAGGGAAGGCGACAAGGTCACCAAGGCCCAGGTGCTTGCCCGGCTGGATGATCGCGAGCTGTTGAGTCGCCTGAACAGCTCAAAGGCAATCCTTTCCAATGCCCGCGAGGACATCGTGCTGGCGGAGCGTACCCTGGCCCGGTTACAGAAGGCGCACGCCAAGGGCGCGGTGGCACGACGTTTTGTGGAAGATGCCGAAATCGATCTGCGCTCGGCAAAAACCCGGGCCGGTGTAGCGCTGGAAGAGGTACGCAGCGCAACACTGGATGTGGGTAGCCAGCAGATCAAGGCCCCTTTTGATGGCACCGTCACCGCCCGGCTTGCGGAGATCGGCCAATGGGTCGGGCCAGCGGATAGCCTGTTTACCCTGGTGGACGAGTCGCAGCGGGAAATCGAGGTGCGGGTCGATTCCGCCGACAGTGTGGCGATTGACGTGGGACAGGTGGTGGCGGTATCGAGTGATGCCTTTCCCGGCCTGGAGTGGGAGGAATCGGTGGTGCGGCTGGGCACGGCGACGGATAACAAGAGCAACGCAAACTCGGTGAAGGTCTATATTAGCCTGGGTAAAGACGCACCCCTGCTGCGCATCGGCCAGCAGGTGGACACGGATATCCGCACCGCCTGGAATCCCAATACCCTGAAGGTTCCCTTTGAGGCCTTGATCAATCGTGATGGCCAGACCCTGGTGGCGGTGCTGGAGGCGGGACGGGTGCGGATGAAGACGGTGGAGACCGGTATCGAAGATTTTGCCATGGCGGAAATCAAGCAGGGATTGAATGAAGGCGAGATGGTGATCCTCTCCAAGGGCCGGCTGCTACAGAATGGTGATCGAGTGCATCCTGCGCGGGCGGGTAGGTAA
- a CDS encoding ABC transporter ATP-binding protein, whose translation MIQLHCVSKTYYRGDLPLPVLNNISLQIKQGEFVAIMGPSGSGKSTLLNILGCLDTADQGVYRLDGKPVQAANEDELARIRNRWIGFVFQSFNLIPRIDALHNVELPMVYAGVPPVVRRNRALAALKIVGLADRAQHIPAHLSGGQQQRVAIARSIVNDPTIIIADEPTGALDSKTSHDIMRIFQQLQASGKTIVMVTHEDEIGAYAQRIVRVRDGSIVDADGSRPA comes from the coding sequence ATGATTCAACTCCATTGTGTTTCCAAAACCTACTATCGGGGCGATCTTCCGCTGCCGGTGCTGAACAACATTTCGCTACAGATCAAGCAGGGCGAATTTGTTGCCATCATGGGTCCCTCGGGCTCGGGCAAGTCCACCCTTCTCAATATTCTCGGCTGTCTGGATACGGCGGATCAGGGCGTTTATCGGCTGGATGGGAAACCCGTGCAGGCCGCCAACGAAGACGAGCTGGCGCGCATCCGCAATCGCTGGATTGGCTTTGTGTTCCAGTCATTCAATCTCATACCCCGCATCGATGCCCTGCATAACGTGGAACTGCCCATGGTCTATGCCGGCGTGCCGCCGGTGGTCCGCAGAAACCGTGCCCTGGCGGCGCTGAAGATTGTCGGTCTGGCCGACCGCGCCCAGCATATCCCCGCGCATCTATCGGGTGGCCAGCAACAACGGGTCGCCATTGCGCGCTCCATTGTGAATGATCCGACGATTATTATCGCCGACGAGCCGACCGGCGCACTGGACTCAAAGACCAGTCACGACATCATGCGAATTTTTCAGCAGCTACAGGCCAGCGGCAAAACGATCGTGATGGTGACCCACGAAGACGAGATCGGCGCCTACGCACAACGTATTGTGCGTGTGCGCGACGGATCCATTGTCGATGCGGATGGGAGCCGGCCAGCATGA
- a CDS encoding ABC transporter permease, with translation MNGLHSSIFHDVFWQAISSLKENRLRTVLSILGITIGICAVMVVGTVSQGVKKYVYQELDTYGLETLWIYRKWEDEDPFRTVREGSGIDNDDLKYLRSCCASVKRVSPVVYIDGDVVMRSKGDFSKINLEGVGIHYIGINNDRVIQGRDLRLEDIQRRKPVAIIGTAIRDEMFGKHTNPLGQILRWGEVRLTVVGMLEEKNRDILGQLGTDDYDVNKRVLIPYTLYQQQLGSKDIQTLQAEAVSVAETKKALKELTELLHRRHNANFEYATESMEGWIETAEDLLRNISFVGLIAALISLLVGGMGIMNIMSTSVVERTREIGVRKALGAYRRDILAQFLLEATVVSVIGGILGMILGIFAGFGISYLSGYALGVSWSSAVMAVLVSIAVGMVSGYYPAHRAASLKPVDALRYE, from the coding sequence ATGAACGGTCTGCACAGCAGCATATTTCACGATGTCTTCTGGCAGGCCATATCGTCCCTGAAAGAGAACCGCCTGCGCACTGTGTTGAGTATTCTGGGCATCACCATCGGTATCTGTGCAGTGATGGTGGTGGGAACGGTTAGCCAGGGTGTCAAAAAATATGTCTACCAGGAATTAGATACCTATGGACTGGAAACCCTGTGGATATACCGCAAATGGGAAGACGAGGATCCCTTTCGCACGGTCAGGGAAGGCAGCGGCATTGATAATGACGATCTCAAATATCTGCGCTCCTGCTGCGCGTCGGTTAAACGGGTTTCGCCCGTAGTTTATATTGATGGCGACGTGGTGATGCGTTCAAAAGGCGATTTTTCCAAGATCAACCTGGAAGGCGTGGGCATTCACTATATCGGCATCAATAATGACCGGGTGATACAGGGGCGGGATCTGCGCCTGGAAGATATACAGCGGCGCAAGCCGGTGGCGATTATCGGTACCGCGATCCGGGATGAGATGTTCGGTAAGCATACAAACCCCCTCGGACAAATATTGCGCTGGGGCGAGGTGCGTCTGACCGTGGTCGGCATGCTGGAAGAAAAGAATCGCGATATTCTGGGCCAGCTCGGCACCGACGATTATGATGTCAATAAAAGGGTGCTGATTCCCTACACCCTGTACCAGCAGCAACTCGGCTCTAAAGATATACAAACCCTGCAGGCCGAGGCCGTGAGCGTTGCAGAAACCAAGAAGGCGCTCAAGGAGCTGACCGAGCTGCTGCATCGGCGGCATAACGCGAACTTTGAATATGCGACCGAGAGCATGGAAGGCTGGATTGAAACGGCCGAGGATCTATTACGGAATATTTCCTTCGTGGGTCTGATTGCCGCCCTGATATCCCTGCTGGTGGGCGGCATGGGCATCATGAATATCATGAGCACATCGGTCGTGGAGCGCACCCGCGAGATTGGTGTGCGAAAGGCCCTCGGCGCCTATCGCCGGGATATCCTCGCGCAGTTCCTGCTGGAGGCCACCGTGGTCAGCGTCATCGGCGGTATCCTGGGCATGATCCTGGGCATCTTCGCCGGTTTCGGCATCAGCTACCTCAGTGGCTATGCCCTCGGCGTGTCATGGTCATCCGCCGTGATGGCCGTATTAGTATCCATCGCCGTCGGCATGGTCTCCGGTTATTACCCCGCCCATCGGGCAGCCAGCCTGAAACCGGTGGATGCCTTGCGGTATGAGTAG